The Oenanthe melanoleuca isolate GR-GAL-2019-014 chromosome 1A, OMel1.0, whole genome shotgun sequence genome contains a region encoding:
- the NOL12 gene encoding nucleolar protein 12 isoform X2, whose protein sequence is MGRKKSKKKGPGGREGRLVVTFDEERRREYLTGFHKRKVERRKAALEEIKRKLKEEQRKMKEERHQEYLKMLSEREEALEEADELEHLVTSRTESVNIDHPNHIVTVTTISDLDLSGTRQLGLASSGKTEGSEEEKGEEVVNKPVRAMPKKSRNPFLSEKISSLTATLHMHSRKKTKGKRSQRGQGPRKKIQKSSTGRTTKTQRRRLTGKMGRDQD, encoded by the exons ATGGGCCGCAAGAAGAGCAAGAAGAAGGGTCCGGGCGGCCGCGAGGGGCGGCTGGTGGTGACTTTCGACGAGGAGCGGCGGAG GGAGTACCTGACCGGCTTCCACAAGCGGAAGGTGGAGCGGAGGAAGGCGGCGCTGGAGGAGATCAAACGGAAGCTgaaggaagagcagaggaaaatgaaagaggaG CGGCACCAGGAGTACCTGAAGATGCTGAGCGAGAGGGAGGAGGCGCTCG AGGAGGCTGATGAACTGGAGCACTTGGTGACATCGAGGACAGAGTCTGTGAACATCGACCACCCCAACCACATCGTAACAGTGACCACCATCAGTGACCTGGACCTCTCGGGGACACGCCAGCTGGGACTGGCCAGCTCC GGAAAAACCGAAGGAtctgaagaagagaaagggGAAGAGGTGGTGAACAAGCCTGTGAGAGCAATGCCCAAGAAGTCCAGAAACCCCTTCCTGTCTGAAAA AATTTCTTCTCTTACTGCCACACTGCACATGCACAGCCggaaaaagacaaaaggaaagagATCCCAGCGTGGGCAAGGCCCACGTAAGAAAATCCAGAAGTCCAGCACAGGGCGAACCACCAAGACTCAGCGCCGGAGGCTGACTGGCAAAATGGGCCGTGACCAAGACTGA
- the NOL12 gene encoding nucleolar protein 12 isoform X1, whose protein sequence is MGRKKSKKKGPGGREGRLVVTFDEERRREYLTGFHKRKVERRKAALEEIKRKLKEEQRKMKEERHQEYLKMLSEREEALEEADELEHLVTSRTESVNIDHPNHIVTVTTISDLDLSGTRQLGLASSVGKTEGSEEEKGEEVVNKPVRAMPKKSRNPFLSEKISSLTATLHMHSRKKTKGKRSQRGQGPRKKIQKSSTGRTTKTQRRRLTGKMGRDQD, encoded by the exons ATGGGCCGCAAGAAGAGCAAGAAGAAGGGTCCGGGCGGCCGCGAGGGGCGGCTGGTGGTGACTTTCGACGAGGAGCGGCGGAG GGAGTACCTGACCGGCTTCCACAAGCGGAAGGTGGAGCGGAGGAAGGCGGCGCTGGAGGAGATCAAACGGAAGCTgaaggaagagcagaggaaaatgaaagaggaG CGGCACCAGGAGTACCTGAAGATGCTGAGCGAGAGGGAGGAGGCGCTCG AGGAGGCTGATGAACTGGAGCACTTGGTGACATCGAGGACAGAGTCTGTGAACATCGACCACCCCAACCACATCGTAACAGTGACCACCATCAGTGACCTGGACCTCTCGGGGACACGCCAGCTGGGACTGGCCAGCTCCGTG GGAAAAACCGAAGGAtctgaagaagagaaagggGAAGAGGTGGTGAACAAGCCTGTGAGAGCAATGCCCAAGAAGTCCAGAAACCCCTTCCTGTCTGAAAA AATTTCTTCTCTTACTGCCACACTGCACATGCACAGCCggaaaaagacaaaaggaaagagATCCCAGCGTGGGCAAGGCCCACGTAAGAAAATCCAGAAGTCCAGCACAGGGCGAACCACCAAGACTCAGCGCCGGAGGCTGACTGGCAAAATGGGCCGTGACCAAGACTGA